In one Halorhodospira halophila genomic region, the following are encoded:
- a CDS encoding sulfur reduction protein DsrJ, with translation MRRRHRLAWIGSGAALVLVATGLALAIGGLPGNGGEPSALADRPEPRGDACIHDDAGTMRREHMDLLRAHKDESVREGRRDADKSLQGCVNCHATPAEQQAQGVPEMAFCTSCHEYTAVEMACFQCHSSDDTEGHDER, from the coding sequence ATGCGGCGGAGACATCGACTGGCGTGGATCGGCTCCGGGGCCGCACTGGTGCTGGTGGCCACCGGCCTTGCCCTGGCCATCGGCGGCCTGCCCGGCAACGGTGGCGAGCCGTCAGCCCTCGCCGACCGTCCCGAGCCCCGGGGCGACGCTTGCATCCACGACGATGCCGGCACCATGCGCCGCGAGCACATGGACCTGCTCCGGGCGCACAAGGATGAGTCAGTGCGCGAGGGCCGGCGAGACGCCGACAAGAGCCTGCAGGGGTGCGTGAACTGCCACGCCACCCCTGCCGAGCAGCAGGCGCAGGGCGTCCCGGAGATGGCCTTCTGCACCAGCTGCCACGAGTACACCGCCGTGGAGATGGCGTGCTTCCAATGCCACAGCAGCGACGACACGGAGGGGCACGATGAGCGATAG
- a CDS encoding NAD(P)-binding protein, with protein sequence MATHAEEIPFTFRRYRDGDDRQRAWREQIFKADTSHKCPTYVHRTPPCQANCPAGEEIRGWLHAARGLEKPAEGEAWQALAFRRLAAANPFPAVMGRVCPAPCQQGCNRRVVDDHIAINAIEHTIGDYARDHGLDLGEPGADTGHHVAVIGGGPAGLSAAYQLRKRGHRCTLFEAQPELGGMMRYGIPGYRVPREVVDTEIQRILDLGVNVRTGYRVGEQVTLEQLESNYDAVLWAVGTHEGRPLPVDGWDEASNCLTGVEFLRAFNEGRLGAVSDRILVIGGGDTSIDVASVARRLGYSAELPDEDRPEHAVLGYTAHDAANLAIREGAEVVLTSLFPREEMAASEQEIEDALREGVTIRDGVMPLAVERDADGRARAVRFAECRMEGNTPHPIEGTEFRVETDLVIAAIGQRGNLEGLEALDNGHGFMDADQSYQLSGRPGHFVAGDIIQPHLLTTAIGQAATAVQGIDAYLQGREPSRPPKVNAHHFRLLDALRRAGREPEPYEPAAVRGTDTSGFAIHNFEDRATHEVIRHDRLYLGHFTPGERPERERRAIDPEGVIGDFSERIQPLPAETAVGEARRCMSCGLCFECDNCLVYCPQTAVQRVPKTERAIGRYVQTDYSRCVGCHICRDVCPTGYIEMGLGE encoded by the coding sequence TAAATGCCCGACGTACGTCCACCGCACACCGCCGTGCCAGGCCAACTGCCCGGCCGGCGAAGAGATCCGCGGCTGGCTGCACGCCGCCCGCGGCCTGGAGAAACCCGCCGAAGGCGAGGCCTGGCAGGCGCTCGCCTTCCGCCGCCTGGCCGCCGCCAACCCCTTCCCCGCGGTGATGGGGCGCGTCTGCCCCGCGCCCTGCCAGCAGGGTTGCAACCGGCGGGTCGTCGACGACCACATCGCCATCAACGCCATCGAGCACACGATCGGCGACTACGCCCGCGATCACGGCCTGGACCTCGGCGAGCCCGGAGCGGACACCGGGCACCACGTGGCCGTCATTGGCGGTGGCCCGGCAGGGCTGTCCGCCGCCTACCAGCTGCGCAAGCGCGGCCACCGCTGCACCCTGTTCGAGGCGCAGCCAGAGCTCGGCGGCATGATGCGCTACGGGATCCCCGGCTACCGCGTTCCGCGCGAGGTCGTCGACACCGAGATCCAGCGCATCCTCGACCTCGGCGTCAACGTCCGCACCGGCTACCGGGTCGGCGAGCAGGTCACCCTTGAACAGCTCGAAAGCAACTACGACGCCGTACTCTGGGCCGTGGGCACCCACGAGGGGCGTCCCCTGCCGGTAGACGGCTGGGACGAGGCGTCCAACTGCCTGACCGGCGTCGAGTTCCTGCGCGCCTTCAACGAGGGCCGTCTAGGTGCGGTCAGCGACCGGATCCTGGTCATCGGCGGCGGCGACACCTCCATCGATGTGGCCTCCGTGGCCCGGCGCCTGGGCTACAGTGCCGAGCTGCCCGACGAGGACCGGCCGGAGCACGCCGTGCTCGGTTACACCGCCCACGACGCCGCCAACCTGGCGATCCGCGAGGGAGCGGAGGTGGTTCTCACCTCCCTGTTTCCCCGTGAGGAGATGGCCGCCTCGGAGCAGGAGATCGAGGACGCGCTGCGCGAGGGGGTGACCATCCGCGACGGGGTGATGCCCCTGGCCGTCGAGCGCGACGCCGACGGCCGCGCCCGCGCGGTGCGCTTCGCCGAGTGCCGCATGGAGGGCAACACCCCGCACCCGATCGAAGGCACGGAGTTCCGGGTCGAAACCGACCTGGTCATCGCCGCCATCGGCCAGCGGGGCAACCTCGAGGGGCTCGAGGCGCTGGATAACGGCCACGGATTCATGGATGCGGACCAGTCCTACCAGCTCAGCGGCCGTCCGGGCCACTTCGTCGCCGGCGACATCATCCAGCCGCACCTGCTGACCACAGCCATCGGCCAGGCGGCCACGGCAGTGCAGGGCATCGACGCCTACCTCCAGGGCCGCGAGCCGTCCCGGCCGCCCAAGGTCAATGCCCACCATTTCCGACTGCTCGACGCGCTGCGGCGGGCAGGCCGCGAACCGGAACCCTATGAGCCGGCAGCGGTGCGCGGCACCGATACGAGCGGCTTCGCCATCCACAACTTCGAGGACCGCGCCACCCACGAGGTGATTCGCCACGACCGGCTCTACCTCGGCCACTTCACCCCCGGGGAACGCCCCGAGCGCGAACGCCGAGCCATCGACCCGGAAGGCGTGATCGGCGACTTCAGCGAACGCATCCAGCCGCTGCCCGCCGAGACGGCCGTTGGCGAGGCTCGCCGGTGCATGAGCTGTGGGCTCTGCTTCGAGTGCGACAACTGCCTCGTCTACTGCCCACAGACCGCCGTGCAGCGCGTGCCCAAAACTGAGCGGGCCATCGGCCGCTACGTGCAGACCGACTACAGCCGCTGCGTGGGCTGCCACATCTGCCGAGACGTCTGCCCCACGGGGTACATCGAGATGGGCTTGGGCGAGTAG